In Pleurodeles waltl isolate 20211129_DDA chromosome 5, aPleWal1.hap1.20221129, whole genome shotgun sequence, one genomic interval encodes:
- the LOC138296968 gene encoding olfactory receptor 2D3-like, producing the protein MEKKNGSLLTEFLLLGLSEDPDVKIALFVFFLVMYLVTASGNIILVTACVYDPRLHTPMYFFLVNLSLLDICYSSVTVPNMLSQLLTKRTISFTSCAAQMYTYLLLGCSECVLLAVMAYDRYVAIVFPLRYTVIMKKSVCVTLAVFCWTSGSAMSFLDTFFTLQLPLCGSYVINHFFCEATTLIKMACVDTFSTEMVIFSVGIFVLLFPSLFTLLSYVRIIVTIVGIRSSAGRKKAFSTCASHLIVVTIFYGTAIFMYMKPVSKNSSNQDKMVSVFYTVTPPMLNPLIYSLRNKDVKIALNKVIQGQICH; encoded by the coding sequence ATGGAGAAGAAAAATGGAAGCTTGTTAACAGAGTTCTTGCTGCTGGGCCTATCTGAGGACCCTGATGTGAAGATTgctctctttgtttttttcttagtgATGTACCTGGTGACTGCATCTGGAAATATTATCTTGGTTACAGCTTGTGTGTATGATCCTCGTCTTCATACTCCTATGTACTTCTTTTTGGTAAACCTCTCCCTTTTGGACATCTGCTACTCATCAGTGACTGTCCCTAACATGTTGTCCCAACTGCTTACTAAGAGGACTATCAGCTTTACCAGTTGTGCAGCTCAAATGTACACTTATCTGCTCCTGGGCTGTAGTGAATGTGTGCTCCTAGCAGTCATGGCATATGATCGATATGTAGCTATTGTATTTCCTTTGCGCTATACAGTTATAATGAAGAAATCAGTGTGTGTCACTTTGGCAGTTTTCTGCTGGACAAGTGGGAGTGCTATGTCATTCCTGGACACATTCTTCACACTCCAGTTGCCTTTATGTGGTTCCTATGTTATCAACCATTTCTTTTGTGAGGCAACAACTCTCATAAAGATGGCATGTGTGGACACATTTTCCACTGAGATGGTGATATTTTCTGTTGGAATCTTCGTACTGCTATTCCCAAGCCTTTTCACCCTCTTGTCCTATGTGCGTATCATTGTCACCATTGTGGGGATCCGATCCTCTGCAGGCAGAAAAAAAGCCTTCTCCACTTGCGCGTCTCATCTCATTGTTGTTACTATATTCTATGGAACTGCCATCTTCATGTACATGAAACCTGTGTCCAAGAACTCTTCTAATCAGGATAAAATGGTCTCTGTCTTTTACACTGTGACCCCTCCAATGCTGAACCCCTTGATTTACAGCCTGAGAAACAAAGATGTGAAGATAGCTCTAAACAAAGTAATTCAGGGACAGATTTGTCATTGA